A genomic region of Acidobacteriota bacterium contains the following coding sequences:
- a CDS encoding PEP-CTERM sorting domain-containing protein (PEP-CTERM proteins occur, often in large numbers, in the proteomes of bacteria that also encode an exosortase, a predicted intramembrane cysteine proteinase. The presence of a PEP-CTERM domain at a protein's C-terminus predicts cleavage within the sorting domain, followed by covalent anchoring to some some component of the (usually Gram-negative) cell surface. Many PEP-CTERM proteins exhibit an unusual sequence composition that includes large numbers of potential glycosylation sites. Expression of one such protein has been shown restore the ability of a bacterium to form floc, a type of biofilm.) — MKNINLRIVMSAVCLASIMAAFVKVEAGPVRFEQVVQIMNAKPGKAETSSFARLSVANYYDGIIVADDDDEKDKKKSPSQDGRVITETRSDIVVEEDCDCEQPTTGGFPKWALLGLAAIPIAFILIKRKKDTPTPTATVPGQTPTPTPTPTPNTPTPTPTPKTPTPTPPVTPTPPQPVPEPVTILLFGTGLASIGLAARRRFGKKKDGEEGEDEE, encoded by the coding sequence ATGAAAAATATCAATTTACGAATTGTAATGTCGGCGGTTTGCCTGGCGTCCATCATGGCAGCCTTTGTAAAGGTGGAGGCCGGCCCGGTCCGTTTCGAGCAGGTCGTCCAGATAATGAACGCGAAACCGGGCAAAGCCGAGACAAGCAGCTTTGCTAGACTTAGCGTTGCAAATTATTACGACGGCATTATTGTCGCGGATGATGATGACGAGAAGGATAAGAAGAAATCTCCGTCTCAGGATGGACGTGTTATCACCGAGACCAGGAGCGACATTGTCGTCGAAGAGGATTGTGATTGCGAACAGCCGACAACCGGCGGATTCCCGAAATGGGCGTTGCTTGGACTTGCGGCGATCCCGATTGCGTTCATCCTGATCAAGCGTAAAAAGGACACGCCGACCCCGACTGCGACGGTCCCGGGACAGACGCCTACTCCGACACCGACGCCGACTCCAAATACGCCTACGCCTACGCCGACGCCAAAAACGCCGACGCCTACGCCTCCGGTAACGCCGACTCCGCCGCAGCCAGTTCCCGAACCGGTCACGATCCTGCTTTTCGGTACGGGCCTCGCCTCGATCGGATTGGCAGCTCGCCGCCGGTTTGGTAAGAAGAAAGATGGCGAAGAGGGCGAAGACGAAGAATAA
- a CDS encoding PEGA domain-containing protein: MRLMRHNFLFVLGLMLTLGVSAAIAGGKEKKAKIPKKMGALSVQTTPVAYPVKVDGKYLGMSGVGSGVDFYLAPGFHTVEVTGPGGKTYTREVEIRKGVRECICLKGVEETITKDCPYRFVLDGPRRVTEGDPVTFKAINKGTAPIPLRYVWRVVNGRITSGQGTPVITVDSSGMGGKTIEAELDVNDAVYDSRCREVISVPTDVEPIKEPPPILKIMCDQFDSISNDDDKARLDNCMIMAQNTPDSQLYVVIYPGTDRMSRTRNTYERVSKRSLDYLIKRGMDPSRIKYVRGSNRTRTAYEIWIVPAGAEPPVVQ, from the coding sequence ATGCGTTTAATGAGACATAACTTTCTATTTGTCCTTGGCCTGATGCTAACGCTCGGTGTTTCGGCTGCGATCGCAGGCGGAAAAGAGAAAAAGGCGAAGATTCCCAAGAAAATGGGAGCCTTGAGTGTTCAGACCACGCCGGTAGCATATCCGGTCAAGGTGGATGGCAAATACCTTGGCATGAGCGGTGTTGGCAGTGGCGTTGACTTCTATCTCGCTCCGGGATTCCACACCGTCGAAGTCACCGGCCCGGGCGGAAAGACCTACACCCGCGAAGTGGAGATCCGCAAGGGCGTTCGAGAATGCATCTGTCTCAAAGGAGTAGAAGAGACGATCACGAAAGATTGTCCGTACAGATTTGTCCTCGACGGTCCGAGGCGCGTCACCGAGGGAGATCCGGTGACCTTTAAGGCGATAAACAAGGGCACTGCTCCTATTCCGCTAAGATATGTGTGGCGTGTAGTGAACGGCCGTATCACGAGCGGTCAGGGTACACCTGTTATCACCGTCGATTCGTCAGGAATGGGCGGCAAAACGATCGAAGCGGAATTAGATGTTAACGACGCAGTTTATGACAGCCGCTGTCGAGAGGTAATATCGGTCCCGACCGATGTTGAACCGATCAAAGAGCCGCCACCGATCTTGAAGATCATGTGCGACCAATTCGATTCGATCTCGAATGATGACGACAAGGCACGCTTAGACAACTGTATGATCATGGCCCAGAATACGCCTGATTCACAGCTGTACGTCGTTATTTATCCCGGCACTGATCGTATGAGCAGAACGCGTAACACATACGAACGAGTGTCGAAACGGTCGCTGGATTATTTGATCAAACGCGGAATGGATCCGTCGCGGATCAAATATGTCAGAGGCAGCAATCGAACCAGAACAGCATATGAGATCTGGATCGTACCTGCCGGTGCCGAGCCGCCGGTCGTGCAATAG
- a CDS encoding response regulator transcription factor — MSEPKKVLVVDDESQITRVLRHSLTAHRYDVRTAADGVSALDTFRDWHPDLIITDLQMPEMDGIELCREIRKNSKLPIIVLSVKGEERTKVAALDAGADDYVLKPFGIDELLARVRAALRRTPDTPIETLTKLEDGDFSIDPSTREVLVNGESVHLTPKEFDLLVFLFQNRNKVITHRAILSAIWGGNFTEQTEYLRVFVGQLRKKVEKDPSQPRYLRTEPWVGYRFDPFG, encoded by the coding sequence ATGAGCGAACCCAAAAAAGTATTGGTCGTCGATGACGAATCGCAGATCACGAGGGTCTTGCGGCACAGCCTGACCGCCCATCGATACGATGTTCGAACTGCGGCCGACGGTGTATCTGCACTCGACACTTTTCGCGATTGGCATCCTGATCTGATAATCACGGACCTGCAAATGCCTGAGATGGACGGCATTGAACTTTGCCGCGAGATCAGAAAGAACTCAAAGCTGCCTATAATCGTACTTTCGGTAAAAGGCGAAGAACGGACAAAGGTTGCCGCTTTGGACGCCGGTGCTGATGATTACGTACTGAAGCCATTCGGAATAGATGAACTGCTCGCTCGCGTTCGTGCTGCGCTTCGGAGGACACCGGACACGCCGATCGAAACATTAACAAAGCTTGAGGATGGCGATTTTTCGATCGACCCTTCGACGCGCGAGGTCTTGGTGAACGGCGAGTCAGTGCATCTTACGCCAAAGGAATTTGATCTGTTGGTATTCCTGTTTCAGAACCGGAATAAGGTAATAACGCATCGTGCGATCTTATCAGCGATCTGGGGCGGTAATTTTACGGAACAGACCGAGTATCTCAGAGTATTCGTCGGACAGCTTCGCAAAAAGGTGGAAAAAGACCCATCTCAGCCTCGATATTTGCGGACCGAGCCGTGGGTCGGGTATCGATTCGATCCTTTCGGTTAG
- the rpsO gene encoding 30S ribosomal protein S15 has protein sequence MATVKELKEQIVSDYKTHDSDTGSSQVQIALLTQRITELTEHFKVHKKDNNSRRGLLILVSKRRKLLDYLKRGDINEYHEIIKKLGLRR, from the coding sequence ATGGCTACAGTTAAAGAATTAAAAGAACAGATAGTTTCAGATTACAAAACTCACGACTCGGACACAGGTTCGTCACAGGTGCAGATCGCGTTGCTAACGCAGCGTATTACCGAATTGACCGAGCATTTTAAGGTTCACAAGAAGGATAACAATTCGCGTCGCGGCTTGCTCATTCTGGTCTCGAAACGTAGAAAACTGCTTGATTATTTAAAGCGCGGTGATATAAACGAATATCACGAGATCATTAAGAAACTCGGCTTGCGCCGTTAA
- the accB gene encoding acetyl-CoA carboxylase biotin carboxyl carrier protein, with translation MDELQALAALVNEHGFTDFEFENENIRVRLSKATAAPVYQAAPVTAAHPAGSLPAMAAVPMEAVPAVDEDAGLHKITSPIVGTFYRSPGPDKESYVSEGSKVSPGTTVCIVEAMKLMNEIQAEVSGEVVKIYVENGQPVEFGQPLFGIRK, from the coding sequence ATGGACGAACTGCAGGCTTTGGCTGCATTAGTCAATGAGCATGGATTTACGGATTTTGAGTTTGAAAACGAGAATATTCGTGTCCGATTGAGCAAGGCGACAGCTGCCCCCGTTTATCAGGCTGCCCCGGTTACTGCGGCCCATCCGGCCGGTTCCCTTCCTGCAATGGCGGCTGTCCCTATGGAAGCTGTCCCGGCCGTAGATGAAGACGCCGGATTGCACAAGATCACATCTCCGATCGTCGGCACGTTTTATCGCTCGCCGGGCCCGGATAAGGAATCATACGTCAGCGAAGGCAGCAAGGTATCGCCGGGAACGACAGTCTGCATTGTCGAGGCGATGAAACTGATGAATGAGATCCAGGCCGAAGTTTCGGGCGAAGTAGTGAAGATCTACGTCGAAAACGGCCAGCCTGTCGAATTTGGCCAACCGTTGTTCGGTATTAGGAAATAA
- a CDS encoding amino acid transporter — MSSINGSSKGGLRDWLMHGARQPDAAFTAKAHHPKHAWWQVMCLTGVDYFSTLGYQPGIAFAAAGVLSPIATLILVMLTLFGALPIYNRVAAESPRGQGSISMLESLLSRWKSKLFVLALLGFVATDFVITITLSAADASEHVIHNPFVEANIPGLDHPILVTLLMIAILAAVFLKGFKEAIGIAVFLVIAYLLLNLVVIATGIYHIVIDPSLLANWKNAVFTTNTGTPQSILMIIGLSLLVFPKLALGLSGFETGVAVMPLIENPHRIEKTKKLLRTSALIMSFFLICSSFITSVLIPAKEFEHGGKASGRALAFLAHEYLGEIFGTAYDISTILILWFAGASAMAGLLNIVPRYLPRYGMAPNWARASRPLVIIFTLICFAITFIFEANVEAQGGAYATGVLVLMTSAAIAVTISAWVRKQGIRRIYLFIPLVFSYTTITNIVERPDGIKIASLFILAIVVASFVSRAMRTTELRVQKIEFDSTALQFINDLEGEEIRIVTNRRETGDITEYRFKEHEKRVDNHIPASDPILFYEIEIGDASEFTGKLYISGVDVDGYRILRTHAPAVPNAIAALLLKLRDMTAKTPHVYFGWSEGNPIKYMIRYILFGEGDTAPVTREILRVAEPDPELRPSVHVGG; from the coding sequence ATGAGTTCAATTAACGGCAGTTCAAAGGGTGGATTGAGAGATTGGTTAATGCACGGTGCCCGTCAGCCTGATGCCGCGTTTACGGCAAAGGCCCATCACCCGAAACACGCCTGGTGGCAGGTGATGTGTCTGACCGGCGTCGATTATTTTTCGACCTTGGGCTACCAGCCGGGCATTGCGTTTGCCGCCGCAGGTGTGCTGTCGCCGATCGCAACATTGATACTGGTGATGCTCACATTGTTTGGTGCATTGCCGATCTATAATCGCGTCGCGGCCGAGAGCCCACGCGGCCAGGGTTCGATCTCGATGCTCGAATCATTGCTGTCGCGTTGGAAGAGCAAGCTCTTCGTCCTCGCTCTGCTAGGCTTCGTCGCTACCGACTTTGTCATAACCATTACACTATCCGCCGCGGATGCGTCTGAGCACGTCATTCACAATCCGTTTGTCGAAGCTAATATCCCGGGACTTGATCATCCGATACTTGTTACGTTGTTGATGATCGCGATCCTTGCCGCCGTCTTTTTGAAGGGATTCAAGGAAGCGATCGGCATCGCCGTATTTCTGGTAATCGCGTATCTACTTTTGAATCTCGTGGTGATCGCGACCGGTATTTACCACATCGTCATTGATCCTTCGCTCCTCGCGAATTGGAAAAATGCGGTGTTTACGACCAATACCGGAACGCCGCAAAGTATTTTGATGATCATCGGGCTGTCCTTGCTTGTATTTCCCAAATTAGCTCTCGGCCTGTCCGGATTTGAGACCGGCGTCGCCGTGATGCCGCTGATCGAAAATCCGCATCGCATCGAAAAAACGAAAAAGCTCCTCAGAACCTCGGCATTGATCATGAGCTTTTTTCTCATATGCAGCAGTTTTATCACTAGCGTTCTGATCCCTGCGAAGGAGTTTGAACACGGCGGCAAGGCATCTGGACGTGCTCTGGCATTTCTCGCTCACGAATATCTCGGCGAGATCTTTGGCACCGCATATGACATCAGCACCATCTTGATCTTGTGGTTTGCCGGTGCCTCGGCGATGGCTGGTCTGCTCAATATTGTTCCGAGATATTTGCCGAGATACGGCATGGCTCCAAACTGGGCACGGGCTTCGCGGCCGCTGGTTATCATATTTACGCTGATCTGTTTCGCGATCACGTTCATTTTCGAAGCAAATGTCGAGGCTCAGGGCGGAGCATATGCAACAGGCGTCTTGGTTCTGATGACATCTGCGGCGATAGCTGTAACGATCTCGGCTTGGGTCCGAAAACAGGGCATTAGGCGGATCTATCTTTTCATTCCACTTGTTTTCAGCTACACGACCATCACCAACATAGTCGAACGCCCTGACGGCATCAAGATCGCGTCGTTATTCATCTTGGCGATAGTCGTCGCATCGTTTGTTTCGAGGGCAATGCGAACCACTGAACTGCGGGTCCAAAAGATCGAGTTTGACAGCACCGCACTGCAGTTCATCAACGATCTCGAGGGCGAAGAGATCCGTATTGTAACCAACCGCCGCGAGACCGGCGACATTACCGAATACCGCTTCAAAGAGCACGAAAAACGCGTCGACAACCACATTCCGGCTAGCGACCCGATCCTCTTCTACGAGATCGAGATCGGGGACGCGTCTGAATTTACGGGCAAGCTCTACATTAGCGGCGTTGATGTGGACGGCTATCGTATTTTAAGAACGCATGCTCCCGCGGTCCCGAATGCCATCGCGGCGTTGCTATTGAAATTGAGAGACATGACTGCCAAAACGCCTCACGTCTATTTTGGCTGGAGCGAGGGAAATCCGATCAAGTATATGATCCGTTATATCCTATTCGGCGAAGGCGACACGGCTCCCGTCACGCGCGAGATATTGCGGGTCGCCGAGCCCGACCCCGAACTGAGGCCGAGCGTGCACGTCGGAGGCTAA
- a CDS encoding glycine--tRNA ligase — protein MSAPNIETIVSLSKRRGFVYPASDIYGGLGSSWDYGPLGVELANNIKKSWWNWIVYERDDIEGVDSSIIQNRNVWKYSGHEDTFSDPLVDCRDCNARLRLDKLDIDPADDKPMCSNCNSKNLTDPKDFNLMFRTTVGAASSDDDPTALAYLRPETAQGIFINFKNVLDTSRRKLPFGIAQIGKAFRNEVTPGNFIFRTREFEQMEIEYFCRPEDAPRIHQEWIDAYGQWLDSLGIARENIVHYEQTEKELAHYSDRTVDFLYRFFPDREDEDKQFDELLGIANRTDYDLRVHSKKPEDADGKRINPDSTEDLSYFDPQTNERFYPYCIEPSIGVNRTLLAVLMDAYTERTNDKGEVRVILKLKPSLAPIKVAVLPLAKNNEGIVALAKQLKRDLQPSMRAVYDDTGGIGKLYARQDEVGTPFCVTVDHESLEDNAVTVRDRDTWEQERVGIDGLREYLQTRLK, from the coding sequence ATGTCTGCACCAAACATCGAAACTATCGTCTCGCTTTCAAAACGCCGAGGGTTTGTCTATCCTGCATCCGACATTTACGGCGGGCTCGGCTCGTCCTGGGATTATGGCCCGCTGGGCGTTGAATTAGCGAATAACATCAAGAAAAGCTGGTGGAACTGGATCGTTTACGAACGTGACGATATCGAAGGTGTAGATTCTTCGATCATTCAGAACCGAAATGTTTGGAAATATAGCGGACACGAAGACACTTTCAGCGATCCATTAGTAGATTGCCGCGATTGCAATGCGAGACTCAGGCTCGACAAGTTAGATATCGACCCGGCAGATGACAAGCCGATGTGCTCAAACTGCAATTCTAAGAACCTAACTGATCCGAAAGACTTCAATTTGATGTTTCGAACCACGGTCGGCGCCGCTTCTTCGGACGACGACCCGACCGCTCTTGCGTATCTTCGGCCTGAAACTGCTCAGGGGATCTTTATTAACTTTAAGAATGTACTCGATACTTCGCGACGCAAATTGCCGTTCGGCATCGCGCAGATCGGCAAGGCGTTTCGCAATGAAGTGACGCCCGGGAATTTCATTTTTCGAACCCGCGAATTCGAGCAGATGGAGATCGAGTATTTTTGCCGTCCGGAGGATGCTCCGCGTATTCATCAGGAATGGATCGACGCGTACGGCCAATGGCTGGATTCGCTCGGCATTGCTCGCGAGAACATCGTGCATTACGAACAGACTGAAAAGGAACTTGCTCATTATTCAGATCGAACGGTCGATTTTCTATATCGTTTTTTCCCAGACCGTGAAGATGAGGATAAGCAGTTCGACGAGTTGCTTGGAATCGCCAATCGTACGGATTACGACCTTCGCGTCCATTCGAAAAAGCCCGAGGATGCTGATGGAAAACGCATAAATCCCGATTCGACCGAAGATCTATCGTATTTTGACCCGCAGACGAACGAGCGGTTTTATCCGTATTGTATCGAGCCTTCGATCGGTGTGAATCGGACGTTGCTGGCGGTTTTGATGGACGCGTACACCGAGCGGACGAACGACAAAGGCGAGGTCCGCGTCATTCTAAAACTCAAACCATCACTCGCCCCGATCAAGGTCGCGGTGCTGCCGCTCGCCAAAAATAACGAGGGCATCGTGGCGCTTGCGAAACAGCTAAAACGCGATCTGCAGCCGTCTATGCGCGCTGTTTATGACGACACAGGCGGCATTGGTAAGCTCTATGCGAGACAAGACGAGGTAGGTACACCCTTTTGCGTCACGGTCGATCACGAATCGCTCGAGGACAACGCCGTCACTGTGCGCGACCGCGACACCTGGGAACAAGAACGCGTTGGTATCGATGGGCTCAGGGAGTATTTGCAGACACGGTTGAAATAG
- the pnp gene encoding polyribonucleotide nucleotidyltransferase — protein MSKKYLNESIKLGTQDLIVETGKVAKQADGSVVIRYGDTMLLVAAVSARTAREGMDFFPLTVEYRENSFAAGRIPGNYFRREGRPSEKEILTCRMIDRPVRPLFADGYRFETQIVASVISADMDNDPDVIAITGASCALYLSDIPFENPLAGVRIGLIEGKYVINPTYDERRESELNLIVAGTEEAICMVECEANEVAETIMVEALMLAHREIKRLCLWQKELGKALNITKRQFVVPALDEHIVADVEKTWSDKLRTALDSTGREKIEVYAGLDALKKEVVESYPEDDPGARATAGKAFGKLKEKIFREDMLLNKRRPDGRKFSEIRPITCEVGWLPRVHGSALFTRGETQAIVTTTLGTKMDGQFMDDLEKGTIDRRFMLHYNFPPYSVGETGRFGSTSRRETGHGNLARRAIQSVLPDDADFPYTIRIVSDITESNGSSSMASVCGGILSLMDAGVPIKKPVAGVAMGLVMEGNRYAILSDIAGAEDHYGDMDFKVTGTADGITALQMDIKVGGINAMILQEALEQARKGRLHILDVMTKSLAEPREQLSEFAPRIITIMISPDKIRDVIGKGGSVIRSITEETGAKIDISDDGTILIATADGEAAQLAIARIKALTAEAEIGETYMGTVSRIVDFGAFVEIMPGLDGLLHISEISDQRVRDVRDELKEGQQIMVKCIGKEGNKIKLSRKAIIAEEKARDASNEG, from the coding sequence ATGTCAAAAAAATATTTAAATGAATCGATCAAGCTCGGAACACAAGACTTGATCGTTGAGACCGGAAAGGTTGCAAAACAGGCCGATGGTTCGGTCGTGATACGTTATGGCGATACGATGCTGCTCGTTGCGGCAGTGTCTGCCCGAACGGCGCGTGAAGGGATGGATTTTTTCCCACTCACGGTCGAATATCGTGAAAACTCATTCGCCGCAGGCCGTATTCCCGGAAACTATTTCCGCCGCGAGGGCCGTCCGAGCGAAAAGGAGATTTTGACCTGCCGCATGATCGACCGTCCGGTCCGCCCGCTGTTTGCGGACGGTTACCGCTTTGAAACACAGATCGTCGCGTCGGTGATCTCGGCAGACATGGACAATGATCCTGACGTTATCGCGATCACCGGTGCCTCGTGCGCGTTGTATCTTTCGGACATCCCGTTCGAAAATCCGCTCGCAGGTGTCCGCATTGGCCTGATCGAAGGTAAATATGTGATCAATCCGACCTACGATGAACGTCGCGAATCTGAGCTAAATCTGATCGTTGCCGGCACAGAAGAAGCTATCTGTATGGTCGAATGCGAAGCAAACGAAGTCGCCGAGACGATCATGGTCGAGGCATTGATGCTTGCACACCGCGAGATCAAACGGCTCTGCCTGTGGCAGAAAGAACTTGGTAAGGCTCTCAATATTACCAAGCGTCAATTTGTGGTCCCGGCTCTCGACGAACATATCGTTGCTGACGTTGAGAAGACATGGAGTGACAAACTTCGCACCGCTCTCGATTCGACCGGACGCGAAAAGATCGAGGTCTACGCGGGACTCGACGCTCTCAAAAAAGAAGTTGTCGAGAGTTACCCGGAAGACGATCCGGGAGCACGTGCCACTGCTGGTAAAGCTTTTGGCAAGCTCAAGGAAAAGATCTTCCGCGAAGACATGCTCCTGAACAAGCGCCGTCCGGACGGCCGTAAGTTCTCAGAGATCCGCCCGATCACATGCGAGGTCGGCTGGCTCCCTCGGGTTCATGGTTCAGCACTTTTTACTCGAGGCGAAACTCAGGCGATCGTTACAACGACGCTGGGAACCAAGATGGACGGCCAGTTTATGGACGATCTCGAGAAAGGTACGATCGATCGCCGTTTCATGCTGCACTACAACTTCCCGCCTTACTCGGTCGGCGAAACGGGTCGATTTGGATCGACGTCGCGACGTGAGACCGGCCACGGAAACCTTGCGCGCCGAGCGATCCAGTCGGTACTGCCTGATGACGCTGATTTTCCGTACACGATCCGAATCGTCTCGGACATTACCGAGTCGAACGGCTCATCGTCGATGGCTTCGGTCTGCGGCGGCATTCTGAGCCTCATGGATGCAGGCGTGCCGATCAAGAAACCGGTCGCTGGCGTTGCGATGGGACTTGTAATGGAAGGCAATCGTTATGCGATCCTGTCGGACATTGCCGGAGCCGAAGATCATTACGGCGATATGGATTTCAAGGTCACCGGAACGGCAGATGGCATCACTGCTCTCCAAATGGATATCAAGGTCGGGGGCATCAACGCCATGATCTTGCAGGAAGCATTGGAACAGGCACGAAAGGGCCGCCTCCATATTCTGGATGTCATGACCAAGTCGCTTGCAGAGCCACGTGAACAGTTGTCCGAATTTGCTCCTCGTATCATCACCATAATGATCTCGCCGGACAAGATCCGCGACGTTATCGGCAAAGGCGGCAGCGTCATCCGTTCGATCACGGAAGAGACCGGAGCGAAGATCGACATTTCAGACGATGGCACGATCCTCATTGCGACCGCCGATGGCGAAGCTGCTCAGCTCGCGATCGCCCGTATCAAGGCACTCACTGCCGAAGCTGAGATCGGTGAAACATATATGGGTACTGTTTCGCGGATCGTGGATTTTGGAGCATTTGTTGAGATCATGCCGGGCCTCGATGGTTTGCTGCATATTTCCGAGATCTCTGATCAACGTGTTCGCGATGTACGTGATGAACTAAAAGAAGGCCAGCAGATCATGGTCAAATGCATTGGTAAAGAAGGAAACAAGATCAAGCTTTCACGCAAAGCGATCATTGCTGAGGAGAAGGCAAGAGACGCATCGAACGAGGGCTAG
- the rplQ gene encoding 50S ribosomal protein L17: MRHLKAHRKLGRTTEHRMSMLRNMATSLINSPKDHIVTTVPKAKELRPFVERVITLARKAQVLEGDDAVLRGVHLRRQAAAFFHAGNSTYKAQQSRFRGKKGETKEPIERTAGVKAVQRLFNELGARYKDRNGGYTRIIKLGRRKGDNAEMAVIELVDNVHELAAKN, encoded by the coding sequence ATGAGACACTTAAAAGCACATCGTAAATTGGGACGCACGACCGAGCACCGCATGTCGATGCTCAGGAACATGGCGACTTCGCTTATCAATTCGCCGAAAGATCACATCGTGACGACCGTGCCCAAAGCAAAAGAGCTTCGCCCATTCGTGGAAAGGGTCATTACACTGGCACGCAAAGCTCAGGTCCTCGAAGGTGATGACGCCGTGCTTCGCGGAGTTCATCTTCGCCGTCAGGCGGCTGCCTTCTTTCATGCCGGCAATAGCACGTATAAGGCCCAGCAGAGCCGTTTTCGCGGTAAAAAGGGCGAAACGAAAGAGCCGATCGAGAGAACGGCCGGCGTAAAAGCCGTCCAGCGGCTTTTCAATGAACTCGGAGCGCGCTATAAAGACCGTAACGGTGGTTATACGCGTATCATTAAGCTCGGACGCCGCAAAGGTGACAATGCTGAAATGGCCGTCATCGAGTTGGTTGATAACGTTCACGAACTTGCCGCAAAAAACTGA
- a CDS encoding DUF4118 domain-containing protein produces MKLEGIFQSNLLRFGISVAAVLAATVGLGALESRVNLITVSMSLLLVVLASATFFGRNPALLASFVAMLCFNFFFIPPVGTWHIAESQNLFAWAAFTLTAIIAGELSAYATRRAREAERLYEELQKAFQDATEAAALKQSEQLKSALLDAVTHDLRTPLTSIKASVTTLLDSEGGHRTIELSSEGRAEFLDIINEETDRLNGFIESMVQLARVEAGPAGMPASLSNIEEIITIALERAEKIAADHNLTVNLQKELPLIRVDARAIAEVVYNLIENAAKYSPTDTTITITAVEHGNSVLVSVADEGMGIPPEMREKVFEKFVRLDGSHSDGLGLGLAIARGIVEAQNGRIEISSGENGVGTKVTLTLPIGDE; encoded by the coding sequence ATGAAGCTCGAAGGAATATTTCAATCAAATTTGCTGCGGTTCGGTATCTCGGTAGCGGCGGTTTTGGCGGCAACTGTTGGGTTGGGAGCCCTCGAGAGCCGGGTTAATTTGATCACGGTTTCGATGTCGCTGCTGCTTGTAGTGTTGGCGTCGGCGACTTTCTTTGGGCGAAATCCTGCCTTGCTGGCATCGTTTGTGGCGATGCTTTGTTTTAATTTCTTCTTTATTCCGCCGGTCGGGACTTGGCATATCGCCGAATCGCAGAACCTGTTTGCGTGGGCGGCATTTACGTTGACGGCGATCATTGCCGGCGAACTTTCGGCATATGCGACGCGTCGGGCCCGCGAGGCTGAGAGGTTATACGAAGAGCTGCAAAAGGCGTTTCAAGATGCCACCGAGGCCGCGGCACTAAAACAAAGCGAACAGCTAAAATCGGCATTGCTTGATGCCGTGACGCATGATCTGCGAACGCCGCTGACATCGATCAAGGCCTCGGTAACGACGCTGCTCGACAGCGAGGGCGGACATCGGACGATCGAACTCAGCAGCGAAGGAAGAGCCGAATTCCTCGATATCATCAACGAAGAGACCGACCGCTTGAATGGCTTTATCGAGAGCATGGTCCAATTGGCGCGCGTCGAGGCCGGGCCGGCCGGAATGCCTGCGTCTCTTTCGAACATCGAAGAGATCATCACTATCGCTCTCGAGCGAGCCGAAAAGATCGCTGCCGATCATAATCTGACAGTCAACCTCCAAAAAGAACTACCGCTAATACGCGTCGATGCCCGGGCGATAGCAGAAGTGGTCTATAATTTGATCGAGAATGCCGCAAAATATTCGCCGACCGATACAACGATCACGATCACTGCGGTGGAGCATGGCAACAGCGTCCTGGTATCGGTCGCGGACGAAGGCATGGGAATTCCGCCAGAAATGCGGGAGAAGGTGTTTGAGAAGTTCGTCCGCCTCGACGGCAGCCATTCAGATGGGCTCGGCCTGGGCCTCGCGATCGCACGCGGAATCGTGGAGGCACAGAATGGACGTATTGAGATCAGTTCGGGCGAGAACGGCGTCGGCACCAAAGTCACGCTGACGCTGCCGATCGGAGACGAATGA